The following coding sequences lie in one Euhalothece natronophila Z-M001 genomic window:
- a CDS encoding recombinase family protein, whose product MTVIAYCYYDPLLDLPPQQLDWGREVDQVYCDFGGRQEWERLLAEAKSTPPETILVRSWGDLGETLKAIESAIAQLEILTPNVVILEGEGTNQKELLQLVASLHQEKRSQQLKRGHAKNRLKAHPPPGKAPYGYRRGKDRYIIDRSTAPVVKDFFEYFQLYASLRGAVRYLERRYGKKISVATGRRWLTSPVYRGDMGYKNGEVIPNTHLPILSRDEAAQIDRLLRRNRQLPTRSASAPRSLAGLVVCQNCQCPLNITQVTSRGKKREYLYLRPQKCPHSPRCKAIPYHDVFNCTLDRICEDLPQAVAKMESDGVAEEKANLEAKIQQLQDVLNQVSQLETHGILDAETAQLRRYKLRTEIAEYQGKIAQCPPENLSAIAQTVSLRQFWLDLSESERRFYFREFIQQIEISYITRSQWTLNLRFFI is encoded by the coding sequence ATGACAGTGATTGCTTATTGTTATTATGACCCCCTTCTTGATTTACCACCACAGCAACTTGACTGGGGAAGAGAGGTAGATCAGGTTTATTGTGATTTTGGCGGAAGGCAGGAATGGGAAAGGTTACTTGCTGAGGCAAAAAGTACCCCTCCTGAAACAATTTTAGTGAGAAGTTGGGGGGATTTAGGAGAAACTTTAAAAGCAATTGAAAGCGCGATCGCGCAATTAGAAATTTTAACCCCTAATGTGGTTATTCTAGAAGGTGAAGGAACAAATCAGAAGGAATTATTACAGCTAGTTGCCTCTCTCCATCAAGAAAAACGTAGTCAGCAACTAAAACGAGGACACGCCAAAAATCGCTTAAAAGCCCATCCTCCTCCCGGAAAAGCCCCTTATGGCTATCGTCGCGGTAAAGATCGGTATATTATTGATCGTAGTACCGCCCCTGTGGTGAAAGACTTTTTTGAATATTTCCAGCTTTATGCCTCATTGCGTGGCGCAGTCAGGTATTTAGAACGACGGTATGGTAAAAAAATTTCTGTTGCAACCGGTCGCCGTTGGTTAACTAGCCCTGTGTATCGGGGAGATATGGGCTATAAAAATGGCGAGGTGATTCCTAATACCCATCTTCCGATTTTAAGTCGGGACGAAGCCGCCCAAATTGATCGTTTGTTACGTCGTAATCGTCAGCTACCGACAAGAAGCGCAAGTGCGCCTCGTTCTCTTGCTGGATTAGTGGTTTGTCAAAACTGTCAATGCCCCTTAAACATTACCCAAGTCACCAGTCGGGGGAAAAAACGAGAATATCTATATTTACGCCCCCAAAAGTGTCCCCATTCTCCCCGATGTAAGGCAATTCCCTATCACGATGTTTTTAACTGTACCCTAGATCGCATTTGTGAAGACTTACCGCAAGCTGTGGCAAAAATGGAATCAGATGGGGTAGCCGAAGAGAAAGCTAACTTAGAAGCTAAAATTCAGCAGTTACAGGATGTTTTAAATCAAGTATCGCAATTAGAAACCCATGGCATTCTAGATGCTGAAACTGCCCAACTACGACGCTATAAACTTCGCACCGAGATTGCTGAATATCAGGGAAAGATCGCTCAATGTCCCCCAGAAAATTTAAGCGCGATCGCGCAAACTGTCTCTTTACGGCAATTTTGGCTTGATTTATCAGAATCAGAACGGCGATTTTACTTTCGGGAATTTATCCAGCAAATTGAAATTTCCTATATTACCCGTAGCCAGTGGACATTAAACCTGAGGTTTTTTATTTAA
- a CDS encoding M23 family metallopeptidase, which yields MTHQRFQFLLPSLSLKATHYMLLRRGVAYLLPLSLIGSGVAFGNTPQSSTVEPLSGFNEESQSASDSLESYEISASDQDESAVPDYDSVAPMGLNDEEEAPVEQAEIEQEEASAQVSDSEVKTALEPIDPLTNSSDTPDIDHDTSVDEPEQETATDSPEPEVTAEEIEPEQETATDSPEPEVTAEEIEPEQETATDSPEPEVTAEEVEPEEETATDSPEPEVTAEEVELEEEIVTDSQDYVDLEGYPLAGEEALPDPQVEISDRENNCTTVIENDKLVSGSCNISEQETPREQTFTAPQDLPELPTDFQQPTASEQQEPTASESEQESYSTYTPPEDLPELQVADNGDTNLIFPLSRAARISSGFGWRRHPITGKRNFHAGVDFAAPEGTPVVATRSGKVAYADYRGGYGLIVGLHHEGDQYESRYAHLSQIHVRPGEWVEQGTVIGRVGSTGTSSGPHLHFEWRVRRGHRWVAVDATDPLLVARDNIGSSQIAFNDNGVGSGNANGQGTNNNFFTSLPEMLNSISREPASWMARQELDFLQDSDFERAHERQAPLGNFSEVRDAISILPFSLPQVLASLFNWQPPQLFADEHLEQVPSQQVASNDFEFTYRYPDPDSDEIERTNQATNLESLSNLEALGELNFPSPHQENPQQFSQQREDVDPSLNF from the coding sequence ATGACTCATCAACGTTTTCAATTTCTGCTTCCATCTCTTTCCCTGAAAGCAACGCATTATATGTTATTACGGCGAGGAGTGGCTTATCTCCTCCCTTTAAGCTTAATTGGTAGTGGAGTCGCCTTCGGAAATACTCCCCAAAGCTCTACCGTAGAACCTTTATCAGGCTTTAATGAAGAAAGTCAGTCTGCTTCAGATAGTTTAGAGTCTTATGAAATTTCGGCTTCTGATCAAGACGAATCTGCAGTTCCCGATTACGACTCAGTTGCACCAATGGGCTTAAATGATGAGGAAGAAGCGCCTGTAGAGCAAGCAGAAATAGAGCAAGAAGAAGCCTCAGCGCAAGTTTCAGATAGTGAAGTAAAAACTGCATTAGAACCAATTGATCCCTTAACCAATTCTTCAGACACCCCAGATATCGATCATGATACTTCTGTTGATGAGCCAGAACAGGAAACTGCTACTGATTCTCCTGAACCTGAAGTTACTGCTGAGGAAATAGAGCCAGAACAGGAAACTGCTACTGATTCTCCTGAACCTGAAGTTACTGCTGAGGAAATAGAGCCAGAACAGGAAACTGCTACTGATTCTCCTGAACCTGAGGTTACTGCTGAGGAAGTAGAGCCAGAAGAGGAAACTGCTACTGATTCTCCTGAACCTGAAGTTACTGCTGAGGAAGTAGAGCTAGAAGAAGAAATTGTTACTGATTCTCAAGACTATGTTGATCTTGAAGGATATCCACTAGCTGGGGAAGAAGCACTTCCAGATCCTCAAGTTGAAATCAGCGATCGCGAAAATAACTGCACAACAGTAATTGAAAATGACAAACTCGTCAGTGGCAGTTGTAATATTTCCGAACAAGAAACCCCCAGAGAACAGACTTTTACCGCTCCTCAAGATTTACCCGAACTTCCCACAGACTTTCAACAACCCACAGCCAGTGAGCAACAAGAGCCCACAGCCAGTGAATCAGAACAAGAGAGTTACAGCACTTATACTCCTCCCGAAGACTTGCCAGAGCTACAAGTAGCAGATAATGGGGATACCAACCTCATTTTTCCCCTCTCTAGAGCTGCACGGATTAGTTCTGGTTTTGGCTGGCGACGGCATCCGATAACGGGCAAACGTAACTTCCATGCAGGGGTAGATTTTGCTGCTCCAGAAGGAACCCCTGTAGTAGCAACGCGATCGGGCAAAGTCGCTTATGCTGACTATCGTGGCGGTTATGGCTTAATAGTGGGCTTACACCATGAGGGAGATCAATATGAATCCCGTTATGCTCATTTATCTCAAATTCATGTTCGCCCAGGAGAATGGGTAGAACAAGGAACGGTCATTGGTCGAGTCGGTAGCACTGGCACTTCTAGTGGTCCTCATCTACACTTTGAATGGCGAGTTCGTAGAGGACACCGTTGGGTTGCTGTAGATGCTACAGATCCTCTTTTAGTGGCTAGAGATAATATTGGTTCTAGTCAAATTGCCTTTAATGATAATGGTGTAGGGAGCGGTAATGCCAACGGACAGGGAACTAATAATAACTTCTTTACCAGTTTACCTGAGATGTTAAATTCTATTTCTAGAGAACCGGCTTCTTGGATGGCAAGGCAAGAATTAGACTTTTTACAAGATAGTGATTTTGAACGCGCCCATGAACGCCAGGCCCCACTCGGAAACTTCTCGGAAGTTCGTGATGCCATCTCGATTCTTCCTTTTTCTCTACCCCAAGTATTAGCTTCTCTCTTTAATTGGCAACCCCCCCAATTATTTGCGGATGAACATTTAGAACAAGTCCCTTCTCAACAAGTCGCTTCTAATGATTTTGAGTTTACTTATCGTTATCCTGATCCTGACTCTGATGAGATTGAACGAACCAATCAAGCCACTAATCTAGAATCCTTGTCTAATCTAGAGGCACTTGGCGAATTGAATTTCCCTTCTCCCCATCAGGAAAATCCTCAACAATTTTCTCAACAACGAGAAGATGTAGATCCAAGCCTTAATTTTTAG
- a CDS encoding SGNH/GDSL hydrolase family protein: MFKSRRSKLSINKKKQKHQGKSPLLIFASIPFLLIVLEVLARLFFSFTGQPSSIAEQPDNSALKRAYQLQFLSNDEPIQGLSQGGELKVERSPGFGYQLRPNQNNRFLQINEQGWREEESISQDKPEDEVRVFILGGSTAFGYYNESNQETIAQQLENRLNQRVQEQQNNPDDYQPEQLPFYEPEQERLMENAPRIQEGNYQVINAAVPGYMSRNQLSQLALEILPYDPDLIIVMGGYEDLMLDSQESFADIPVIDNYLSNPFQHFSAYLREPFKDIAQSSYLLRMGLDWWQNPEGTTTANTLLLQPNPEQPLASHLPQQPSELVARVQRYRQNKEQMVRLAAGARVPMISAIQPEITGRNLDNLPTQEEEIISELGDSYIQEMQNAYSELDNANNQLEEVFPNNVTSVNLYPIYQDFSNQAFIDPIHLTAEGNNQVAQGLYERIIGMPQMQITPREPGS; encoded by the coding sequence ATGTTTAAATCTCGTCGTAGTAAACTCAGCATTAATAAAAAAAAACAGAAGCATCAAGGGAAATCGCCGTTATTAATTTTTGCTTCTATTCCATTTTTGCTCATCGTATTAGAAGTTTTGGCTCGTCTCTTTTTTAGCTTCACAGGACAACCTTCTAGCATTGCAGAACAACCAGATAACTCTGCCCTTAAACGGGCTTATCAATTACAATTTCTAAGCAATGATGAACCGATTCAGGGCTTATCTCAAGGTGGTGAATTAAAAGTTGAACGGAGTCCTGGTTTTGGTTATCAATTAAGACCGAACCAAAACAATCGCTTTTTGCAAATTAATGAACAAGGATGGCGAGAAGAGGAATCAATTTCTCAAGATAAGCCCGAAGATGAAGTTAGGGTTTTTATTCTTGGAGGTTCAACTGCCTTTGGCTACTATAATGAAAGCAATCAGGAGACGATCGCGCAACAATTAGAAAATCGCCTCAACCAGCGTGTCCAAGAACAACAAAATAATCCTGATGACTATCAGCCAGAACAGTTGCCGTTTTATGAACCTGAACAAGAACGGTTGATGGAAAATGCCCCTCGTATCCAAGAAGGGAACTATCAAGTCATTAATGCAGCGGTGCCAGGGTATATGTCAAGAAATCAACTCTCCCAACTAGCTTTAGAGATTTTACCCTATGATCCTGATTTAATTATCGTGATGGGGGGATATGAAGACTTAATGCTAGATAGTCAAGAATCATTTGCTGACATCCCTGTAATTGATAATTATCTTAGTAACCCTTTTCAGCATTTCAGCGCTTATTTACGTGAACCTTTTAAGGACATTGCCCAGAGCAGTTATTTACTCCGCATGGGATTAGACTGGTGGCAAAACCCTGAAGGGACTACCACGGCTAATACACTACTTTTACAGCCAAATCCCGAGCAACCCCTTGCCTCTCATCTTCCTCAACAACCTAGTGAGTTAGTGGCGCGAGTGCAAAGATATCGTCAAAATAAGGAACAAATGGTGCGGTTGGCAGCAGGAGCAAGAGTTCCTATGATTAGTGCTATTCAGCCTGAAATCACAGGACGAAATTTGGATAATCTACCAACTCAGGAAGAGGAAATTATTAGTGAATTAGGAGATAGCTATATCCAAGAGATGCAAAATGCCTATAGTGAACTAGATAATGCCAATAATCAGTTAGAAGAAGTGTTTCCCAATAATGTTACTAGTGTCAATCTTTATCCAATTTATCAGGATTTTTCTAATCAGGCTTTTATTGATCCTATTCACCTTACTGCAGAAGGAAATAATCAAGTAGCCCAAGGGTTATATGAAAGGATTATTGGTATGCCACAAATGCAGATTACCCCCAGAGAACCTGGGAGTTAG
- a CDS encoding DUF3153 domain-containing protein produces MKPLLGQTLKRLFLLLIPLLLTGCVNYEVGVNITGLHRGEIVQHIQLGKQLTSFSQADVEDWLGSLEQRARKLGGKTQRLSPAEVELTIPFANMEQLEAKFNRFFNPKVGKQPPSDLVKFKSQLKINQNNFLFLQRTHLQFNLDLSALGTIKGQNSRLIGANSLLDLEFQLQTPLGLKVLDSDVAERIIQKSDRSAVWYLQPGEENEIEVVFWAIEPLGWGAIAIIIMVYIGLWLKYRYSSHLEDTITQN; encoded by the coding sequence ATGAAACCATTGCTGGGTCAAACATTAAAGCGTCTGTTTTTATTACTCATTCCCTTATTACTAACCGGCTGCGTTAATTACGAAGTGGGGGTGAATATTACCGGGTTGCATCGAGGAGAAATTGTCCAGCACATTCAATTGGGAAAACAATTGACCAGTTTTAGCCAAGCCGATGTAGAAGACTGGTTGGGAAGTTTAGAACAACGGGCTCGCAAATTAGGAGGTAAAACCCAACGTCTGTCCCCAGCCGAGGTGGAATTAACCATTCCCTTTGCCAATATGGAACAGTTAGAGGCGAAATTTAATCGCTTTTTTAATCCGAAAGTGGGGAAGCAACCTCCGAGTGACTTAGTGAAATTTAAGTCACAATTAAAAATTAATCAAAATAACTTTTTATTCTTACAACGGACTCATTTGCAATTTAATCTTGATTTGAGTGCCTTAGGAACGATTAAAGGACAAAATTCCCGTTTAATCGGGGCAAATTCTTTACTAGATTTAGAATTTCAGTTACAAACTCCTTTGGGCTTAAAGGTTCTAGACTCAGATGTTGCCGAAAGGATAATTCAAAAAAGTGACAGGAGTGCGGTATGGTATTTACAACCTGGGGAAGAAAACGAAATTGAAGTAGTGTTTTGGGCGATTGAGCCTTTAGGTTGGGGCGCGATCGCGATTATTATTATGGTTTATATTGGTTTATGGCTAAAATACCGCTATTCTTCTCATTTGGAAGATACCATTACTCAAAATTAG
- the psbN gene encoding photosystem II reaction center protein PsbN, with protein sequence MEPATVVTISIGALVLAVTGYSLYLSFGPPSAELNDPFEDHED encoded by the coding sequence ATGGAACCAGCAACCGTTGTAACAATTTCTATTGGTGCGTTAGTTTTGGCTGTCACCGGATATTCTCTCTATCTATCCTTTGGCCCTCCTTCTGCGGAATTAAATGATCCTTTTGAAGATCACGAAGATTAA
- a CDS encoding efflux RND transporter permease subunit, with protein sequence MTGFSISAIAIRRHIGTLAITLAVLVVGGLFLLQIPVDLLPSITYPRIGVRISTPGVSPQVAVEEVAKPVEEALRATEGVTQIYSQTREGRVRLDLYFEPGEDVDQALNETTAAFNRSQGQLPDVVEDPRIFKYDPSQLPVYEFALQSDSLQDVDLRVFAEEELARELNVVSGVASVDVSGGVQQEVRVELDPIRLQGFGLGLNEVLNELRDRNVDVSGGRLSGGSDESLTRTIGQFSNTDEIRNLSFTVGENEIPLREFAEVIDGTEEQRVFVTLNQSPAIKLSVQKQPTANTLNVIDEVKQRIEQMREAGSIPDDMMLVTTLDESVFIRNAVNNVATAGITGAVLASVAVLLFLGSLRQTLIIIIGIPLATFTAIVLMRLFGLSLNVFSLGGLALGVGIVVDNAIVMLETIAEGVGMTPGYPAAEEKASPSYIIQQAETSSRTIESALLASTSTNLVAVVPFLLIGGFFSLLFNELILTISFAVASSMLIALTVVPMLASRLLAIPRSSGVANFWFLRRFNEQFQSATRLYQGGLKQVLRFRVLVIAMAFFILGGGSFWLAGDLDQEIVPRINTGQAQLNVQFPDGTTLAQNRRVMELVDETLLAQPETKSVFTTAGGGLFGSNVSENVLRGSSTIELPSGTGVDSYISRTEESLEALNLVDTRVRMRPGSVRGINFGNSPTRGDLDVIVQGSDRATLQEAGEDILEALEDNVENVRFQPDADPPQSEIQIRPNWERAREFGLTVNDIGEALQTTIDGAVPTELQRSDRLVDIRVQLPETTVNSISRLENVPLLVGDNRSLQLSDIATVSRGEAPGEIQRINQREVYLIEGNLEEGATLGSAIAQINSVLSELDLPDGVSIAPSSAEDTNEELQNSLQLLGGLAAFLVFVVMAVQYNSFIDPLVIMLTVPLALAGGIIGLYLTETPVGATVLVGAILLVGIVVNNAIVMVEFANQIYNQQWVTRRQAILQAAPQRLRPILMTTITTVLGMFPLALGLGEGSEFLQPLGIVVFSGLSLATFLTLFIIPCFYTLLHDLFSAKRSESEELKPALPEEAPQPKQYSN encoded by the coding sequence ATGACTGGATTTAGTATAAGCGCGATCGCGATCCGCCGACATATTGGCACCCTCGCCATTACCCTTGCTGTTTTAGTAGTCGGGGGATTATTCCTGTTACAAATTCCTGTGGATTTACTGCCCTCAATTACCTATCCGCGCATTGGGGTTCGCATTAGTACCCCTGGGGTATCGCCACAAGTAGCAGTAGAAGAAGTTGCCAAGCCTGTAGAAGAAGCCCTCCGCGCTACCGAAGGGGTAACCCAAATTTATTCCCAAACTCGGGAAGGACGAGTACGGTTAGATTTATATTTTGAACCCGGGGAAGATGTGGATCAAGCATTGAACGAAACCACAGCAGCGTTTAATCGTTCTCAAGGACAACTTCCAGATGTGGTAGAAGACCCCCGAATTTTTAAGTATGATCCCTCCCAGCTTCCTGTGTATGAGTTTGCCTTACAGTCAGATTCTTTACAGGATGTGGATTTGCGCGTGTTTGCAGAAGAAGAATTGGCGCGAGAATTAAATGTTGTCTCAGGAGTGGCTTCGGTAGATGTTTCTGGAGGCGTTCAGCAAGAAGTGCGGGTAGAATTGGATCCTATACGGTTGCAGGGGTTCGGATTAGGATTAAATGAAGTTTTAAATGAATTGCGCGATCGGAATGTGGATGTGTCAGGAGGGCGGTTATCAGGAGGCAGTGATGAATCCCTCACTCGGACAATTGGACAATTTAGCAATACTGATGAAATTCGCAACTTGTCTTTTACTGTGGGAGAGAATGAAATTCCCTTGCGAGAGTTTGCCGAGGTAATAGATGGAACCGAAGAACAGCGCGTGTTTGTAACTCTTAATCAAAGTCCAGCCATTAAACTAAGTGTGCAGAAACAGCCTACAGCCAATACTCTAAATGTGATTGATGAAGTGAAGCAACGGATCGAACAAATGCGCGAGGCTGGTTCAATTCCTGATGATATGATGCTGGTAACGACTCTCGATGAGTCCGTTTTTATTCGTAATGCTGTGAATAATGTTGCCACCGCAGGGATAACAGGGGCAGTTTTAGCGTCAGTTGCAGTGTTATTATTTTTAGGATCGCTACGACAGACATTGATTATTATTATTGGCATTCCTCTAGCTACCTTTACCGCCATTGTTTTAATGCGCTTGTTTGGTTTATCTCTGAATGTGTTTAGTTTAGGGGGATTAGCCTTGGGTGTGGGAATTGTCGTTGATAACGCGATCGTCATGCTAGAAACCATCGCTGAAGGAGTGGGAATGACCCCTGGCTATCCTGCGGCAGAAGAAAAAGCCAGTCCCAGTTATATTATTCAACAAGCGGAAACCAGTAGTCGCACAATTGAATCAGCATTATTAGCTTCCACTAGCACCAATTTAGTGGCAGTTGTTCCCTTTTTACTGATTGGTGGTTTCTTTTCCCTTCTTTTTAATGAATTAATCCTGACAATTAGTTTTGCCGTTGCTTCTTCGATGTTAATTGCCTTAACAGTTGTTCCTATGTTAGCTTCGCGGTTATTGGCAATTCCCCGTAGTAGTGGGGTAGCTAATTTCTGGTTTTTACGTCGCTTTAATGAGCAGTTTCAATCGGCAACGCGACTGTATCAGGGAGGATTAAAACAGGTTCTCCGTTTTCGGGTTCTAGTGATTGCCATGGCTTTCTTCATTCTAGGCGGTGGCAGTTTTTGGCTGGCTGGAGATTTAGATCAAGAAATTGTCCCTAGAATTAATACTGGACAAGCCCAACTCAATGTCCAATTCCCCGACGGAACAACCTTGGCACAAAATCGCCGTGTTATGGAATTAGTGGATGAGACATTATTAGCCCAACCAGAAACGAAAAGTGTGTTTACCACTGCTGGAGGAGGCTTATTTGGTAGCAATGTTTCCGAAAATGTGCTACGGGGATCAAGTACCATTGAGCTACCCTCAGGAACAGGAGTGGATTCCTATATTAGTCGGACTGAGGAATCCCTAGAAGCGTTAAATTTAGTGGATACGCGAGTTCGGATGCGACCTGGGAGTGTTCGTGGCATTAATTTTGGTAATTCTCCCACAAGAGGGGATTTAGATGTGATTGTCCAAGGCAGCGATCGCGCTACTCTACAAGAAGCTGGAGAAGACATTTTAGAAGCCTTAGAAGATAATGTGGAAAATGTTCGCTTTCAACCAGATGCTGATCCCCCCCAGTCAGAAATTCAAATTCGACCGAATTGGGAACGGGCGCGAGAATTTGGCTTAACAGTGAATGATATCGGAGAGGCCTTACAAACTACCATTGATGGGGCAGTGCCCACGGAATTACAACGCAGCGATCGCTTGGTGGATATTCGGGTACAATTACCAGAAACGACAGTTAATAGTATTTCTCGTTTGGAAAATGTCCCGTTATTAGTGGGAGATAATCGATCGCTACAGTTAAGCGATATTGCCACAGTAAGCCGAGGAGAAGCCCCAGGAGAGATTCAACGCATTAACCAACGGGAAGTCTATTTAATTGAGGGGAATTTAGAAGAAGGGGCAACCTTAGGAAGCGCGATCGCGCAAATTAACTCTGTTCTCAGTGAACTTGATCTCCCAGATGGGGTAAGTATTGCCCCAAGTTCTGCTGAAGATACCAATGAAGAATTACAAAATAGTTTGCAACTGTTAGGCGGACTGGCGGCGTTTCTCGTCTTTGTTGTCATGGCAGTACAGTATAACTCATTTATTGACCCCTTAGTGATTATGTTGACTGTTCCCCTTGCCCTTGCAGGAGGAATTATTGGGCTTTATCTCACCGAAACCCCAGTGGGCGCAACGGTATTAGTGGGGGCGATTTTATTAGTGGGGATTGTGGTAAATAATGCCATTGTCATGGTCGAGTTTGCGAACCAAATTTACAACCAGCAATGGGTCACTCGTCGTCAAGCCATCTTACAAGCAGCCCCCCAACGCTTACGTCCCATTTTAATGACGACTATTACCACCGTCTTAGGGATGTTTCCTTTAGCATTGGGATTAGGGGAAGGATCAGAATTTTTACAACCTTTGGGAATCGTTGTTTTTTCAGGATTATCTTTAGCAACTTTTCTGACTCTGTTTATTATTCCCTGCTTCTATACCCTTCTCCATGATTTATTCAGTGCCAAACGTTCAGAATCAGAGGAACTAAAACCTGCCCTTCCCGAAGAAGCACCACAACCAAAACAGTATTCTAATTAG
- the rpaB gene encoding response regulator transcription factor RpaB — MANHTEKILVVDDEAAVRRILETRLSMVGYDVVTATDGEEALQVFAREQPDLVVLDVMMPNGDGYFTCKELRKDSDVPIIMLTALGDVADRITGLQIGADDYLVKPFSPKELEARINTVLRRLSKSTDSVIPPSGVMQVGQLQIDTNKRRVYMGNELLRLTGREYNLLELLASHSGESISRTEILKKIWGYAPQRHGDLRVVDVHVSRLRSKIESDPKNPELIITERGTGYLFQRAKIVKNPVEAISKV, encoded by the coding sequence GTGGCAAATCACACAGAAAAAATTCTCGTTGTCGATGACGAAGCGGCAGTGCGTAGAATTTTAGAGACGCGCCTTTCTATGGTGGGGTACGATGTTGTTACCGCCACTGATGGTGAGGAAGCTCTGCAAGTATTTGCAAGAGAACAGCCTGATTTAGTGGTATTAGATGTGATGATGCCTAATGGTGACGGTTATTTCACCTGTAAGGAATTACGAAAGGACTCAGATGTTCCGATTATTATGCTGACAGCCTTAGGAGATGTGGCGGATCGCATTACAGGGCTACAAATTGGTGCGGATGATTACTTGGTCAAACCCTTTTCTCCGAAAGAATTAGAAGCAAGAATTAATACAGTATTACGCCGATTAAGCAAGAGTACAGATTCTGTGATTCCCCCATCAGGAGTCATGCAAGTAGGTCAGTTACAGATTGACACCAATAAACGCAGAGTCTATATGGGCAATGAATTATTGCGGCTCACAGGAAGAGAGTATAATCTCTTAGAATTGTTAGCTAGTCATTCAGGAGAGTCGATTTCTCGCACAGAGATTTTGAAGAAAATTTGGGGCTATGCGCCACAACGGCATGGGGATTTGCGAGTGGTAGATGTGCATGTATCTCGTCTCCGCAGTAAAATTGAGAGTGATCCTAAAAATCCTGAATTAATTATTACCGAACGGGGGACAGGTTATCTATTTCAACGCGCTAAAATTGTCAAAAATCCGGTGGAAGCTATTTCAAAGGTCTAA
- a CDS encoding VOC family protein, giving the protein MGVTRYLHTAILVSDVEKAESFYTHILELPKTERSLKFPGVWYQLGDYQIHLIEDQNWKATEVNQKWGRNPHLALAVSDLEKMKTRLKTKGYPFQESSSGRAALFTKDPDGNIIELSQQ; this is encoded by the coding sequence ATGGGTGTAACTCGTTATCTTCACACTGCTATTCTGGTTTCTGACGTGGAAAAAGCTGAATCTTTCTACACGCACATTTTAGAATTACCAAAAACAGAACGTTCGCTGAAGTTTCCGGGAGTTTGGTATCAGTTAGGGGATTATCAAATTCATCTCATTGAAGATCAAAATTGGAAAGCAACTGAGGTGAATCAAAAATGGGGACGTAACCCACATTTAGCATTAGCAGTGAGTGATTTAGAAAAGATGAAAACACGCCTTAAAACGAAGGGTTATCCGTTTCAAGAAAGTTCTTCTGGGCGGGCTGCCTTATTTACTAAAGACCCTGATGGCAATATTATTGAGTTAAGCCAACAATGA
- the truB gene encoding tRNA pseudouridine(55) synthase TruB — protein sequence MNNNQSLLGFLNLDKPLGFTSHDCVAKFRRVAKIKRVGHGGTLDPAATGVLPLAVGKATRLLQFLPDSKAYEATIRFGWRTSSDDLEGEILEKNVASHLTLDQIKPHLAQFVGKISQIPPVYSAIQKEGRRLYELARQGKTIEVPPREVKIDKIEILNWQDGEFPELTLYIQCRSGTYIRSIARDLGDIIGTGGTLAQLRRTESSGFSLENSFSLTMIEEHLKVGTLTLFPLDYPLQHLEGITLSQEEAKRWCQGQLLPHQSDESRFLRIYDENGLFLGIGERVPPETLKPKTVIA from the coding sequence TTGAATAATAATCAGTCATTACTAGGATTTCTCAACCTTGATAAACCCCTTGGCTTCACCTCTCACGATTGTGTAGCAAAGTTTCGACGAGTTGCCAAAATTAAACGAGTCGGGCATGGTGGCACTCTTGATCCCGCTGCTACAGGTGTTTTACCCCTTGCAGTAGGAAAAGCAACCCGCCTGTTACAATTTCTTCCTGATAGTAAAGCCTATGAAGCGACCATTCGCTTTGGCTGGCGTACTAGTAGTGATGACTTAGAAGGGGAAATACTGGAAAAAAATGTCGCTTCTCACTTAACCCTAGACCAAATTAAGCCTCATTTAGCACAGTTTGTGGGGAAAATCTCCCAAATTCCGCCAGTTTATAGTGCCATTCAAAAAGAGGGTCGCCGTTTATATGAGTTAGCAAGACAGGGGAAAACCATTGAGGTTCCTCCACGGGAGGTAAAAATTGATAAGATAGAGATTCTGAATTGGCAAGACGGAGAATTTCCAGAGTTAACCCTTTACATTCAATGTAGAAGTGGAACTTATATTCGCTCTATTGCTCGTGATCTTGGGGATATAATCGGCACAGGGGGAACCTTAGCACAATTAAGGCGCACTGAAAGCAGTGGCTTTTCTCTGGAAAATAGTTTTTCCCTAACAATGATAGAAGAACATTTAAAAGTGGGAACTTTAACTTTATTCCCATTAGACTATCCCCTCCAGCATTTAGAAGGGATTACCCTTTCTCAAGAGGAGGCGAAGCGATGGTGTCAAGGACAATTATTACCCCATCAAAGTGATGAGTCTCGTTTTTTGCGAATTTACGATGAAAATGGTTTATTTTTAGGCATTGGGGAGAGAGTTCCTCCTGAAACCTTAAAACCGAAAACTGTGATTGCATAA